The sequence below is a genomic window from Brachyhypopomus gauderio isolate BG-103 chromosome 20, BGAUD_0.2, whole genome shotgun sequence.
AATGAACCACCAACCAAAGAAAGAATCCCACAACCAGAGCCATCTGTGCGTAAACTAGGAGCCATACACATGCCAGAAATTATGGATATCAAGAATGCAGAGAGATGCAGAAACAAGGGCTGCAAAGGAAAGACGTACATGAGGTGTGCTAAATGCAAAATGTTTCTTTGCATCACCAAAAAAAGAATTGCTTCATGGATTATCATCGCTGAAGAATGCAATATATGAAATTAAACATAAAGAATGACAACCTGTTTTCAGGGTTATTTTGTTATTGAAGTGTAACTCTACAGTAGGGGTGCACAAGATGACAATATAAAATCGTTAATGGTGAgaacgagtggagaatcgcaggcgatctaccaaattatagaaatcgtatagatcgcctttgccaatcagcgcaatgacTTTTTAATGCCGGTTCCCACGAGGAGGGTACAGCGCGAGAAAAGAGACCACCTGCCCGTGGCTGTTTGTGCATGGCTGCCTGGCCATGGCATAAACAacgcttgcgtgtgtgtgcgcgcgttcgTGTGCAATACAATGGCCGACGCCAGCATTTCGTGTAAGTTGAAATACCTCATTTTTGTAGACAAACGAATCTTACATTCTAGTCTTGTATTGGCAGTGTATATGTTCATAAAGTTACTTTATGGAGAGGAAAACTTTTAAGAATAGGTTTTTAAAAGTATGCTAGCCTATTAAGCTCTCTGCATTGTAAACTTCGCATGGGAACAGTGTACATCCTAAATTCTGCAATGTGTGATACTGTGAAAGCAAATAGATAATAACAGTGGAAggatatgtatgtatgtacattaTATCATTTATCTGTGTGCAGGCAAGATAGTGATAGTGATAGTGGATGAGTCCTGTGACAATGACCAAAAGGTaaactttaattttaataatttcgTCTATAATGGGTTAATTTATTGATGTAATGGTCTTTTTCCAAACAGTCTCTTAGTTATTGCTTGTAGTTTTGCTCAATAATCACTGCAAATGTACACTATTTGGAGTCGTGCTCAAACTATGCAGTGAAATAACCGATTACAgttgtgtaatattttattgtttggacAGAAGCCTGGCATTATGGATAATATAAAGGCTGCAGTACAATGGCTGGAAACACACAGTGGTGGCTTTAACAGGACAGTCTCTCTGCCACCAATACTGATGATGGATCTAGATGAACAGGAGGAAAAAATCAATGCATTCAAGTCTCTTAGTGGATCATGGCTGCCTGAGGACGAGCAAAGTGATGTAATGGACCCTTTCGTGTTTGGCTTTGAATCTGTGCAAGACATGCACCATTTTATGCCAGAGGTGCTTGACAAATTGGGAATACCAATCACCTGTaaattgaacagtgtttaaagaggggaagccatgctgcttttgcaaaaataaagttctaaatggaaatcttttgtttgtgtttttttatgtatttctacctgaattttatctgcaaaacattaagtctaatgtgcattgaagttttcaaatcctttgcaGGTAGCCTGCAACAAGATTATAATGCCATGAGGGATGTTTCGTAAATAAAAAGAGTGAAGATATAACTAGTATATAtagttatttatgtagaaacTGTATATttgctaaaaaataaaaattttaagcttctcatttattacttttattttgaaattccttgTCACGTGGTAATAGTAAGCCTTCGGCAGAGATAATCGCGCGAGACTATAAcggaacttcaccagcgcggtgcagccaggatgagagagcCATGGTGAGAGTGTCTCCCAATCTCGCGCCATATATTCTTGGTTCCCACCGATGCTGCAGACGTAGGGCGTAGGACTGACCAATCATAGCAAAATGTTcccaaggagcagggaacaacacagacacgaggaacagggaaaccggagtgacagctagaggggggcatagccctacgtgacagtgtcacatgtgttgtttacattttttgtttacaatgtttgcacatggaaaattgcaatatcattcatttaaatctgctttaaaagaaagctttgtagccccaaaattttttattatttttttggatggaagatgatgataaaaaatcgaaatcatgattttatgaaaaaaaattgtgatacaatttttttcccatatcgcccacccctactctACAGGCAAATTCAGTTCATTGTCAACATTTGAGTTTAGTTCGCTTTTCATTCTAAACTGGATTGTTAATCTGAGATTGCCATGATGCAGAGAGATACAGAAATAAGGCCTGCAAacgaaaaaaatatccagtacATGAGTTATTGTAAATGTTAAACCTGTTTTAAGAGTTTTTTCGATTTTTGTACTAAAATGGTATTTTTGTCCACTATAATGGACATGCtgtaaaatgaaaataaaaatgaaaaaaaaatctaaattgtAAGTAAATCTAAATGGTAACTATTCTATTTACCCTAAATGGTTAAGAAATCACAACAAAAAAGAAACTGGATGACACTTTTTTTCCCTGGTTCCCAGGAGGATATGCTCGTACAGAGAACCTGCATATCGTCGCCTACGATCGAATATTTAAGGTGATTTATACAACACAATGACAGCTGAAATGGTAGTGCGTTAGTTGCTTGGTGTAGAAAAAGGAAAACACGATATATTGTTGGTTtattattgtatattttattgtgATACTCTTTATTCGAAAATGAAAGGAAGATTCTGACCAAGAAACTATTTTAATTAACTTAATTCCTTTTAGCTCCAATTCACCCAATTCATTTTCATCCTTTCACTATGTTTTGAAAACTCGCGGACATCCTCTTGCGTCAAATTAACCCGGAAGACTTTGCGGAGCAACTTTACAAATTCTCTGCACCCTGACTGGGACGGAAGTTTAACTAACATTTAAAGACCTCAGCCATATGTTCGTCTCATGGATGAACATCCTATATGAATTTATAGGataaatgtgttttgtatgtggttTGCACGTTGGGTTTTATGCACGTTTCTAATACCAAAGACCCTGGGTTGCTGAATTAAGTGTGAAGCGCTACACAAAGACCCAACGCGACCCGCCGCGCAATCTGGACGTTGGTCGCACACACCGCAGTAGCTCTGGTGCGTTTAACGGTGTTACTTTGACTTCTCAGTCGTGCTGTTTCTCTGAGTGTCTTGAGGACGTTTTCCGTGCGGTTAGTAATCGCTCGTCGTTAATAGTTTACTCGCTCGTACAGGCATTTCCTAGCGTGTACAGTGCATGCGTTCGTTCACCTCCTTGcgatctgatttcaagcattTACGTGAATATGATATTTGCTGCCCACCGTCGCTTCTGTTAATAGTAGAACTGTGATTACCGTTTTCGGTTTGTTTTAGTCGTAACTTATTTTCCCTCGTTTATCATAGATTTTCTTCAATTAATTTTCACTGCCTTTTAACTCCTGTGTTGTAtatatgttattgttttatacgTTATTACTAATATATTCGTCCTTTGCCCATCACTCTATTGACTTTATAACCCCttcagctgtatagatagtacaactaaatATGCTGTACTGACTCAACCGTACATATAATAAATAGGGGCTTACATTTTCTAATATGGTCTTAAACAGCCCATTATTTTCTTATAGCTATTAATTCTTTGTCATCTCTACATCCCTACATTGATTTTATCACTCTTAATTTTCAAGTTAtggtgatcaaacttggtgacagtAGTCAGTAGCTGACCCCAAACACCAACATGCATTCTATATTGACTGTACTCATCCATCTATTATTTCTGTCCTtctattcatccctccatcctcccataagaaagCCATTGATTTTGTAATTGCTTCAGCTGTAAAGCTAGAATAACTTCACTTGCTGTACTTATTGAACTACCAGGCCCTACTGGAAACTACTATACAGTTATTTGAGAATAACcaccattttaaataacataTCGAACTACAACAGTGTGTTCTGTACAAGTAGTTGTGTGCATGTTCTTTTTTCCTTCATTCAATTAAACAGTTTCTCATGTTCCACCACTGCAGATGTCTGCTGACggcagtgagggtggagaggagggtaGAGAGGTTCTACTGGAGTTACACCTGTTATGTGACTCTGAAACATCCTGCACAAAGTCAGTAGGAACTGACCTCTCCATGGAGGATATTGGAAACCTACAAACTGAAGTCTGTGAACTGAGAAAAGTGATTGAAGTGCTACAGAGAAAGTTGAATCAGCAAAGAGAAAATCTTTCTAAAGAGGTATGTGTCATTGGATTGAAGAAATTGTTTACGCCAAAAAAGTATTTTGCATGTTTAAAACATACACATGTGTGTATGGTGTTAATCAAATGCCTTCAAGTGGTGCGGAATCATGTTTGCTGTTTCATGTATGAATAACTCCATATTTACACTGTGTTTGCCCTGTTTGTTTATAATGTTTTTGTGGTCTTTACGTCTAGAAGGATGTTGCCACTTTGTGCAGTGTCTGTAAAGCTGAATTAAACCAAAGAGAAACACAAGACTATGGTCAgagagaccagcacacaccacaggacacagaGGATATTCTCAGTCAGAATCCAGTGTGTAAACCCGAAGCAAAACCCATGGAGACACTGGAACCTGACTGTAACGCTGGAGTccagcacacaccacaggacatgGAGGATGTATCCAGTCTGTCTCCAGTGtgtgaaatgaaaacaaaacccaCAGAAACACTGGAACTTGACTGTAACACTGAGTACCAATACATAAAGCAGGAGATGCAGGATGTGCCTTGTGTATTTGTGGTGTGTAAGACTGAATCAAACCCTGTGGAGACACAGAACACTGACTGGAACACAACGAACCAATGCATAAAGCAGGAGATACAGGTTAAAACCAATATGTCTACTATGGATAACATCGACCCAAACCCCACAGAGTCCCTGGGCTCTAACTATAATGTtggagaccagcacacaccGCAGACTCCATTAAAGACGTGTTCAGTGAGACTAGTGGACTGCATCCGTGGTGGAAATGATGATCATAATAATAAGAATGATTTTATACCAGGTGAGTTAAGCAAGTTTAATTAAACATAGTGTTAACCAAAACATAACTATTGAGGAGGTCTGAGATTAGCCTAGAATAATTATTATAACCCTAAGGAGGAAGTAGGCTTGGTTAGAAGTTAAATTACTTACCAAATAGTTGGATCAATACAGGTATTATAGGTTTATGTTGGATGATGACTTATATATGTATCAATGAATGGAAGTATTATTGGTTGAGTTCACTTTATTACTGTCAGCCATTGTGCTACAACCTGATTGTTGGATAATAGCCACAGCGCTAATGTAgcatctgtgcatgactgggcCAGATAGGATTACATCATAACAACCAGTGGCAGGCATGAACCCaaaaagaacacagagaaaggaggcggggcttaaatgAGGCGGGGCTTCCGGTTGCTCCATAAAACATCTTTTTGTGACATTATTCCTGTTTAATACGATGTTCTGTATGATTATTGTGTTTATTAAGTATGGCCCAGTAATAACGCTGCAGCTGCCActaagtttgttttttttctcttccagaACTCAAATCATCTTCTGCACTCCTGCACGTCTTCTCCTGCTCTGTGTGTCCACATTCCTATACAACTCAAATGTATCTCCACAAACACATCAGGACATGTCACCATGAGGAGTATGTCAGATTGCTGAAGTCAGGACAAATTAAATATGAGAATCTGGCGCACAAACGCAGCTTCAGAAATCCACAAATGTTATCCAAAACTCTCCAGCGCATTCACAAAGGAGCAAAgctctgctcagagtgtgggaagagattTAATAGATGGAGTGATCTCCATCGACACCATCTCATTCACACAGGTGAGAAACCGTATTACTGCTCTGAGTGTGGGAAGAGATTTAATCTTCTGAATCATCTCCgccaacaccagcgcattcacacaggagagaagccgtatcaatgctcagagtgtgggaagagattTACTAGTCAGAGTGATCTCCACCGACACTtgcgcattcacacaggtgaGAAGCCGTATCGCTGCTCAGATTGTGGAAAAAGTTTTACTCAATGGAATCATCTCCAACGACACCAgcgcactcacacaggagagaagccatatccctgctcagagtgtgggaggagttttACTAGTCAGAGTGATCTCCAAAGACACTtgcgcattcacacaggtgaGAAGCCGTATCGCTGCTCAGATTGTGGAAAAGGTTTTGCTCAATGGAAtcatctccaccaacaccagcgcattcacacaggagagaagccataacactgctcagagtgtgggaaaggTTTTTACTGGATGGCGCGGTCTCCATGAACACTGGCACATTCACACTAGAGAGAATCCACAAATGTTATCTGAAAGACTGGCGGATTCACAAAGGTGGGAAGAGttatgttggtgttggtgttatctccaccaacaccagcagcacactcacacaggatTCAAGCTGAATTACAGAGTGCCCAGAACTTCACTCTCCTGACTGTAGGAAACATGGAAGGAAGGTGAATGTTCTTGGACTATGTTCAGATTGCCAGCCCAAGTCTGATTTTTGGCATATCCAGATTGTGTCCAGATTGATTTTTGAGACTTTGCAAGCGCTGAGTTTATCTGATCCAGTGTAataacactgaaacacaactgcattttttttggttgtttggAAGGCGAGACTATCAGAGAAGCCATTTCACTACTCAGTGGAGCAATATTTTTAGTCCACAGAATCATTTCCATGAACAATAATGTACTCACACAGGATTATGTGATTGTGTATGTGACGATGTGTCTTTTGTGCAGCTTATACTCGGACTCTGCAGGCTCTGGTCGGCTTCTTGCTCTGATTTTATTGCCTACAGCAGAACATCCGTGCAAGTCAGTTAATCTGTGTGATAAATAGCATCAAAGCTCCtacagacattcatacaaaagaAGCTAATAAAGTTGACAAGAAAATAAAACCCGAATAACTGAAAACTGTGATCGTATAGTGTTTACATTAAAAAAGTCTAGCCACATCATCCCCTT
It includes:
- the LOC143484184 gene encoding uncharacterized protein LOC143484184, encoding MSADGSEGGEEGREVLLELHLLCDSETSCTKSVGTDLSMEDIGNLQTEVCELRKVIEVLQRKLNQQRENLSKEKDVATLCSVCKAELNQRETQDYGQRDQHTPQDTEDILSQNPVCKPEAKPMETLEPDCNAGVQHTPQDMEDVSSLSPVCEMKTKPTETLELDCNTEYQYIKQEMQDVPCVFVVCKTESNPVETQNTDWNTTNQCIKQEIQVKTNMSTMDNIDPNPTESLGSNYNVGDQHTPQTPLKTCSVRLVDCIRGGNDDHNNKNDFIPELKSSSALLHVFSCSVCPHSYTTQMYLHKHIRTCHHEEYVRLLKSGQIKYENLAHKRSFRNPQMLSKTLQRIHKGAKLCSECGKRFNRWSDLHRHHLIHTGEKPYYCSECGKRFNLLNHLRQHQRIHTGEKPYQCSECGKRFTSQSDLHRHLRIHTGEKPYRCSDCGKSFTQWNHLQRHQRTHTGEKPYPCSECGRSFTSQSDLQRHLRIHTGEKPYRCSDCGKGFAQWNHLHQHQRIHTGEKP